In Triticum aestivum cultivar Chinese Spring unplaced genomic scaffold, IWGSC CS RefSeq v2.1 scaffold42856, whole genome shotgun sequence, the sequence NNNNNNNNNNNNNNNNNNNNNNNNNNNNNNNNNNNNNNNNNNNNNNNNNNNNNNNNNNNNNNNNNNNNNNNNNNNNNNNNNNNNNNNNNNNNNNNNNNNNNNNNNNNNNNNNNNNNNNNNNNNNNNNNNNNNNNNNNNNNNNNNNNNNNNNNNNNNNNNNNNNNNNNNNNNNNNNNNNNNNNNNNNNNNNNNNNNNNNNNNNNNNNNNNNNNNNNNNNNNNNNNNNNNNNNNNNNNNNNNNNNNNNNNNNNNNNNNNNNNNNNNNNNNNNNNNNNNNNNNNNNNNNNNNNNNNNNNNNNNNNNNNNNNNNNNNNNNNNNNNNNNNNNNNNNNNNNNNNNNNNNNNNNNNNNNNNNNNNNNNNNNNNNNNNNNNNNNNNNNNNNNNNNNNNNNNNNNNNNNNNNNNNNNNNNNNNNNNNNNNNNNNNNNNNNNNNNNNNNNNNNNNNNNNNNNNNNNNNNNNNNNNNNNNNNNNNNNNNNNNNNNNNNNNNNNNNNNNNNNNNNNNNNNNNNNNNNNNNNNNNNNNNNNNNNNNNNNNNNNNNNNNNNNNNNNNNNNNNNNNNNNNNNNNNNNNNNNNNNNNNNNNNNNNNNNNNNNNNNNNNNNNNNNNNNNNNNNNNNNNNNNNNNNNNNNNNNNNNNNNNNNNNNNNNNNNNNNNNNNNNNNNNNNNNNNNNNNNNNNNNNNNNNNNNNNNNNNNNNNNNNNNNNNNNNNNNNNNNNNNNNNNNNNNNNNNNNNNNNNNNNNNNNNNNNNNNNNNNNNNNNNNNNNNNNNNNNNNNNNNNNNNNNNNNNNNNNNNNNNNNNNNNNNNNNNNNNNNNNNNNNNNNNNNNNNNNNNNNNNNNNNNNNNNNNNNNNNNNNNNNNNNNNNNNNNNNNNNNNNNNNNNNNNNNNNNNNNNNNNNNNNNNNNNNNNNNNNNNNNNNNNNNNNNNNNNNNNNNNNNNNNNNNNNNNNNNNNNNNNNNNNNaaataaagcagaaaagaaaaaactatataaaaaaattactcaaaaataaatagaagaaaataaataatgcaggaaaaaaatttataaaaaaaatgttggggcgctgtccagtgggtctgccagacctagggtgtgcaaatacaggcccagaagggccagcaggctcacagggcagcgcgccatagttaggcccagaagcctgctatatagaggagttcgaaagggcagccgcggctgggtttataaaccagtgcggctgcccttcgctcggcgaggtgggactaaaagtagcgcactgcgggtggcagtgcacggcctttagtaccggttggtggctccaaccggtactaatgtgttgccctttagtaccggttcgagccaccaaccggtactaaaggccctcgtttgccgccgcttgggctggccaaaattggcctttagtaccggttagtggctccaaccggtactaaagacccctctTATATATGTCACGTACGAAAATTCAGTTATCGTCGCCACTTCGTTCCACATCTCGCGCGAGATATCTCGATCTCCGACGACGACGCtgatgccgccgcgccgccgtgccatcGCCCCCGCCGCAtgtcgtcgccgtccccgccgccatcGCNNNNNNNNNNNNNNNNNNNNNNNNNNNNNNNNNNNNNNNNNNNNNNNNNNNNNNNNNNNNNNNNNNNNNNNNNNNNNNNNNNNNNNNNNNNNNNNNNNNNNNNNNNNNNNNNNNNNNNNNNNNNNNNNNNNNNNNNNNNNNNNNNNNNNNNNNNNNNNNNNNNNNNNNNNNNNNNNNNNNNNNNNNNNNNNNNNNNNNNNNNNNNNNNNNNNNNNNNacacacacacacgcatacacacatacacacacatacacacacacacactacacatgtacgtacacacatacacacactacacacacacacattttttttacttattttctgttttctaatgtttagatgaattagaactatctagttatctagtttatttttaaaatgttagaaatgtttatgttagatgaattagaactagtttatttttagtaaaaaaatttatgtatatgagattagttgaactagttgaatatatagaactagtttatttttactaaatgtttagttgaactagttgaattaatatataaatcgaactagtttatttttagtaaatgcttagttgaactaattgaattaatataactagtttatttttagtaaatgcttagttgaattaattgaattagtaagtgtttaatgtttcgcctaatatgaatataggaaatgtcgtctgacgacggaaaaaatttcattatgtgcgaataatgtgaagaccagcgcggccagtgcgacagaaatttcctcgttgatgataggcgattcagcatcaagctggacgagaccttcgaattcgatacagtacgtcacaacgacaagtctgtttccgtaattaagcatgacttatatatgcttcatttgcctgacttataatttttaaatttcactattctactagcgcatcccctgccatgcaaaattttttgtcttggataagataggtttcaataatatggaaactatggaggtaaagagagtttacctgaaaactgagcatggttatactttcaatgtcaaagtatacaatgcacatacgtacacctattttgaatgcaaaacttggcaaatACTATGCAAgggttatgcatttgagcctggtatgattatcacctttgatattcgtccgagagatgatattgaaggtaatagagacatatgggtcgatgtgcagacgcctccagttctaccattatgtgagttcttctcaactatatttttgtccttgatattgcttattcaaaaataattgacaactaatttctattgacagcttatctccattcaatcaaacatgtccggcgcttggtagacaggacctattACTGTctcggagctgaactaaactgcgaggagataagtcattatgtttcatggcttgaggatcttcatactgtcaagacaaattttcttcctgcacttagaaatgttagtactcaaaacatgcgaccaatagtgatggtattgaactacggtcacatctatttaggaatgatggtaatatatttactatttgtcctcagtgcatattttgcatacataattttttgctaaactttcattgctaattaagtatattaattaagtactatactatgttcttcaatagggactcccgatgacagttgtgcctcaggggatcgagactaaaggtcgcatgtcaattgttagcttacggccaagatatcctacattgcacatgaatgcattcaggatttttagaagcgatgaatgcttaatggtgaaagattggaggaaaattgttaacgatcgcagagaagtattagggggcagcaatgagaagcgcaacccatgattagaagacaggttcatctgcatgctccagtatgatcaatcaggagagttatacatgttctatgctatttaccagagagagagagagtagctagcaggagtgatttagctagttcatgctgctcttagtacttgtcctttcatgtccgtgttcttcgttctgaacttaagtgatttgcttttgtggtgttatatatgaacacttataatatcatgacaatcatgtttaactcgatgatatttttgcttctggtacaagtgaatgtttcttctttaagctagtagtgctggtggtgattagatagctagcggtaatgCATGTCGACTATGatgattaatatgatgatgatgatgagttattatatcatttaatgaaagaaaccgcagaatagtttcagctggatggatcctacctaagtgatcaagtatatgccatatccgtatatattatacttgatcaagtataatatggatatggcatatacttgatcacttagctagctagtagctagatatccaatgcatccagtcgaaactaatccgcggtactttcacctaataatttaataactcattataatgtaaaacaatcactaaattaaattaaaaacacaaaattaaagaaaaattaaaaaaaacacccaaacatttagtaccggttggtgttaccaaccggtactaatgccctacacGCACGCGGGCctagctcgtgccacgtggtggcactttagcgccggttcgtgatgagccggtactaaaggggggggggacctttagtccccactctttagtgccggttggcgaaccggcactaaaggccgtcatgaaccggcactaaaggccggttctgtacTAGTGCCGTCTTGATCTGTGTGAACTGTGATGTCATGCTGGTCAATACTTccttcatttttatttactctgcatattagagttgactaaaGCTAAACTTCATAAAGttaatttgaccaagtttatataaaacaatataaacatttaccataacaaatctatatgatgtgaaagtacatccAGTAATAAATCTAATggtgttgatttgttattgtatatgttcatATCTTTGTTTTAAACTTTATTAAAGTTTAtgaagcttgactttgaccaaagctaatacatAGATTAAATAAAAACAAGAGAGTACTTATTCTATCCTTGTGTGTTGGATCTCTACAAAAGCTATCGTGGTGAAAATTCATAACAAGGATAGTGGCCGGCCGTTGACGCTGGCGGCCGCCCAACATATGCATGACATCAACACTCTTATGTAGGCTATAAACCGAAAATAAGTACCTCCTCGAAGCTTCCAGCGTTTGAGTCATGACTTTGGGAGATTAAGCAAGCTGAGGCCCAAACGTGCTGAATTATGAAGTGCATGATGGCGATATCTTCTCCCTATTTGAACCCCCTTGACCTGGACCATGTACACATTAATTATGCAGGGGACCTCGCAAAAAAAAAGGAACATGGATGCTACGCTGTTATCCGTGGTACTAGCACCGATAGCAACAAGTATCTACTGATTAATGCATATAGATGTATGATGATGCATAAGTAAGTTGGCCAAGCACGGGTTCAGTATGTGCCCGTATCTTTCTTTCCTAGTGCTTGTTTTCAATCACATTGAAACTCTAGCCAAATCGCGGAGAACCATAATCAATATCCATCTAAAAAAATCAAACTTGCCGAGCTCACCAATATAATCCAGTATATAAATAAAAGAGATTGAGTGGAGAGCTcattgacctagaaaaaataatttGTGTTATACAGTACACTACGGAGTTGATCTTGGCTCATGCCTCGCTCGCTGACGATCGTCATGCTGCTGCCGGCAATCATAGAAGAGAAGGATATTTTATTGTTCCTAGCCACATATGAGCGCCTCTCGAAGCGGGAGGTAGCTCCGCCGGGCTCGATCTTCGTCCCCCACCAACCTCCTCCACAACACAGAGTAGATCTGAAACCCTCTCACCATCCCATCCCGACCCCCGCGGCGCgcccgctcgggcgactcgggtgGTGCCGCAACCCTAGCCGCTGGGAGCGTcacctccttccttcccttcttccGTTGCCGCCGGCAGACGCAGCCAGGCTAAGCCCGGAGGTCGACAACGATGGGGCgtgaggggtggggggggggtctcCCTCTCTCCCACGACATGGGGGTGGTGTGGAGCCCCTCGGTGTGAGGAGCCGTGGCCGTTTGGGTCTTGGCAGCGTGGCGGTTGGCCCTGCTTGAGGCGGCGGCGGGCCATCTGATCTCGGATCAACAGCGGCAGCATGAAGGGCCTGGTGGATGAGTCGGTAACATGCATGGTCTGGCTTCCAGTcagatctgatctggccggtgcGGCCTACTCGTCGCGTAGCAGCGGAGATCGGTGGCGGTCTCGTGTTCGTTGATCAGGTCAACGTGAAAACCTTGCTCTCAGCTAGTTGCCAAGGCCGGCGATGATGGCgctcttctttgccgtccgcttcttgaaggcatcgccgtatGGAAGCTCTAGACGTCTATCCACTACCTCCGAGGCAAATCCTAGATCAGCCCATCGTATGATGGCGGCGCTCTTGTCGTTCCCCCCTTAGGACGTTAGTCTTGAAGGTATGCATTGACACGAGGGACCAGTTCACGGTTTCAACGGTGGAGTGGCATTTCGTGTGGAGGAAGGAAGCAGAAGCGCGGTGGACGCATTAGGGTCGAAGTCGCGCCTAGCTGGCACCGTAGTACTACTCATTCAACAAGCCAACCTGCCTTATTAAACACAAGGAGTGGACTATGGTGGCGCCAGTGTTGCTTTGACGTCAGTCAGACATGATCAAGACATCAACGGCACACCATCGTGTAACACATGATCGGACTGTATCTGGAACTCGTCACGCTGGAGCTATGACGACTCAGCCACGTTCGCGCCAGATAATTGCCCCTGATTCTTTGTTATTCCTTTCAAAATATAGCGCGTAcatgtttaaaaaaaatgaaaactttcttTTTTCAACGATCAATCAATCAATCCCACTGTACAACGATTGCACGCATGATATTCTAAAGAAAGTACATTTCACGTTTAGTTAGATAGATCattactagttcaaaaaggaaggTAAATCATTACTCACCAAGCGGTCAGCCTCGTAagctaccaacaaaatttacagtTACAGATAAATCCTTTCTCAAACTGCAATATANNNNNNNNNNNNNNNNNNNNNNNNNNNNNNNNNNNNNNNNNNNNNNNNNNNNNNNNNNNNNNNNNNNNNNNNNNNNNNNNNNNNNNNNNNNNNNNNNNNNNNNNNNNNNNNNNNNNNNNNNNNNNNNNNNNNNNNNNNNNNNNNNNNNNNNNNNNNNNNNNNNNNNNNNNNNNNNNNNNNNNNNNNNNNNNNNNNNNNNNNNNNNNNNNNNNNNNNNNNNNNNNNNNNNNNNNNNNNNNNNNNNNNNNNNNNNNNNNNNNNNNNNNNNNNNNNNNNNNNNNNNNNNNNNNNNNNNNNNNNNNNNNNNNNNNNNNNNNNNNNNNNNNNNNNNNNNNNNNNNNNNNNNNNNNNNNNNAAGACCTGCAAAGTGGTGGGAAAAAACTGTACTCTCGCGGCATTACAATACTCAAATGCTTTATGCCTGCGATGGGCTTTTCAAATGTGTATTTTATTCAAAATAATGTTGAATCCAAATTTTGTGTCGTTGAAATATATAACTGAACCAACTGAAAAATCAATACTTGTGTATGCTCCATTGGTTAGTGCCCCCAGCTTGCGAGGTCAAGTCCTTGCAATGCATCTTTTTTGCTTGCAAAGTCAGGTAAAATGGCAAACACAGACGGTGGAGACCAATGGAGTCAATCCCGCGACCATGCGGTACTAGAGCAAGAGCTTTGTCACCAAGCTAGTGGCTGCGTTTTACCACTACATGCATACAAGCCTTATTTGATATCGGTCTATGCATTTAAATTCAAATCCAGTTGAATGTTTCGAACGGCAACAATATTTTCCAGGGAGCAACAAGCTTTTCGGCTTCCTCGGTTTTCGGATTTCTCGGACCTGAATAAAGAAAATTCATGCACACAGATCCTCcacatgaattgtttgtgatgtagTTCACATTGTTACTAAGTAAGATCGTGTGCGATGTAGGTTGTGTCGGACATGGGTGTAGACGAAACAGGGAAGCATATACTTTAAACTCTTTGTTATACATCGTGCAAAACTGACTTCTTCTGGTAAAACATTTGCCCATGTTCAGAAGTATGCAGGTCATGTAGCATATATTACCTAGTAAATAATTATGCAGCACAGCTGGAAAAAAAATTCGGTTCCCTCGTCGGATTTCCCGGCAGCGTTGGATTGCGTCTTGATCAGTGTTAGCTAACTGTGATCGTTGTGTGTTGGATCTCTACGAGAGCTCTCGTCGTGAAAATTCATAACGGGGATGGCGATGTCGCCCAGCACGGTAGTGTGGTCGGCCATTGATGCTGGCGGCCGCCCAACATATGCATGACATCAACACTCTTACCTAGGCTAAACCAGAAACTGGTACCTCTAGGAAGCTTCCGGAGTGTTAATTTGAGTTTGAGTGATTAATCAAGCTGAGGCCCAAACGCGCTAAATTATCAAGTGAATGATGGAGACATCTTCTCCCTATTTGAACCCCCTTGACCTGGACCATGTATCCATTATGCAGGAACACGGATGCTACGCTGTTATCCCTGGTACTACCACTGATAGCACcagttatctactccctccgttcctaaatgtaagtctttgtagagattccattaggcggactacatacgaagcaaaatgaatgaacccacacttaaaatgaatctatatatatatatccgtatgtagttcatagtggaatctctacaaagacttatatttaggaacggagcggaacggaggaagtactgaTTAATGCAGATACATGCATGATAATGCATGACAAGTAAGTTGGCCAAGCAGGGGTTCAGTATGTGTCCATGTCTTTCTTTCCTCATGCTTGTTTCCAATCACATTGAACTTGACGAAAATCGTGGCACGCCATAATCAACATCTATCAACATGCAATTCTCCTAAAAAATCAATCTTGCCGAGCTCACAAATATATTACATCACCTAAATAGAAGTCATTGAGTGAAGAGCTCATTGACCTACAACTACAAGAAATAATTTGTGTTATAATACACTACGGAGGTGATCTGGGCCCATGCGTCGCTGACAACCGGCATGCTGCCGGCGCCAATCATAGTTAGAGGTGCTAGGCACCAGCGGCCAACAAAGGTGACACTTTCCAAAGGGTGTGGCTAGATCTCGGTCGACTGAgctttaaccaagtctcagtcaagtgatagaacatgtaaaagaaaaaaaaatagaatgaAGTTTTCCAGGAATCTTAATGTAAGATCCCACGATTATAGCATCGACTGAGACGGAGATTTAGCAATCCTGCTTTCCAAAACAATCCTTTAATTTTTGTTTGCTATTTTTCAATTATTTTTTCGAAGGCTAGAACACATATTGCAAGTCCAAGCCTTACGTGAGCACTCCGGACAGCGAATTAACCCGTGGATGGATGGTTAGAAGGACACCGATATTCCCATCCCATCAAATTTTAAGTCTTAGACTTGACACTGCTGCTAGCATTTTTTTGGATTTATTACAGGGCATCCGATGATGTGCGTTCAGTTGGAGCCGACATTCCCGTCTATTATGAATGTGGTGACTTCATCAATCCCAAAATGATGTGTCGGCTCAGTCTTGAAGGTGCTCACAGGGGTAagttgtgcgtgtgtgcgttcatagaagTGAGTCTATGAGCGTCTGCATCTGtactgtgatgtaaaaaacaagagcACTTCGGACAAAAATCTACATCCACATCTACACATATCTATATTCTATATATATTACACTACTAAGAAAACACGTAAGGTTTCTGTTTCGCACTCCTATTCCGCTGAGACTTCGTCCGCCGGTCCGCCTCCCCATCTTGTTCGTTGGTTTTCTCCAACATCGCACGATGGTCGATTGGGAGGAATGGACGGAGAAACCCACGGAAGCACGCCTCTGGGGAGATCCCCAACTCTTCTCCACCTTCCAAACCCTAGAGTTCAGGCGAGCAGTAGTGACATGTGCTTGCGGCGGTTCAGACGAGGGCCTCAAACACTGATACGCGAGACCTTGGAAGAGGCAATGCACCAACAAGGAGGATATGATCGTGGCTGTACGCAGCAGGGCTTACCTATTGCCGATCATAACGTCGTCGTTCCTGCCGCTGAGGTATAGCTTGGAGTTTTtcccctcctctctccttcctccattCTTCACCCAACAAAGGAACTAGCGACACCCACAACCATCTTCGTCCATCGAGGTTGCTATTTCTGTACCTGTTATAAATTTTGAAGTCCTCTAATTTGTTTGCTAACGTATGTTTTGCTTGATTATGCGATTATTATTGGGATCTACGTGTTCCTCAACAAAAGGAAAAATGATATATTAGATATATAGTTATTACAAAAATTTGGATTATCATAAATTCAATGACTGATAAATTACACATCTACGCAATCAAATTTCTTCCCCCTAGGTTACAAATAAATACACCTGTGAAAAAACTTACAAACTCGAAGTAGCGGCAACTCCAGAAATATCAAGGAAAATGGACGATATTTACTTACaatgaaaagaaaaagagaaatcaAGGAGGCTGTGAAGGCGAGGATTTGCTAGGACATAAACATTGAGATTTAGGCAGATGTGTTCTGTGATTGATTTTAGCTGATGAGACTCAAAGCATTTCCTAAGCTGGCTTATAAATGTCCCCCATGGCTTGGATGTTGCATCCCAACAAGAACGGACGGTGGGGATATCGTCCATTTAAGCTGAAGGCATCGAAACTGTGATTTCTTTGACCTTCAAACCTCACTTTGAACAGAGCGTAACTGCTGGAAGACTACCGGAGGAGCCACTGGACCAGGCCATTCAGGTAGATAGTAGAGTTACCGGCCATGAGTTGGCCTTCGGGGCAACCATGGACGGCATGGCCGCTGCCCCCGCATATACCAGCAACCCATCGAAGGAGCCGCACGACTGGCCCTTCGTCATTAGTAAGGAAGATATCAGAGTTACTGGCCATGAGCTGCGCTTCTGGGCACATGTGGGCGGCATGGTCCCTGCCCCCGCGAGCGTATAGCAGGACTTCTCCATCAGTGGTGGTGCGCACGCACTCGTCGGCGGTTGGTCCCTCGTCTGTCCGTGGCAAGTTGACTGCACCGTCTACCGTGTCGGTGGATGCACGGCCACCGGCGCACGGCCCGGCCTCGCTTCCCTGCACGTCGGTGAACACTGTAGGCTGGTCCTCCATGAATCTGTACCTGAACATTACGCTCTCAATCCCGTCTGCGGACGGCGTGTCTGCCTGCTGTCAAGTGCCAACCATCAGGAGGATTAGCGGGTGAACAAAGAATTGTACATCACGGACGCGACGGAAGATTTAAGGAGGTGCTTACCTTGCGGACGGCTGGCCATTGGATGGCGCCGCTCTTGCCGATGAGAGAGTTGTCGACGGCGACGGTGATGACAACGGTGTCGCTCATGGTCGGGGCGGTGGCTTGGCCGTCGATGGTTGATGACTCCGGGGACTCGGACTTCTTTGCTGCTAGCAGTCTGGGGAATCGATCGATCTTCTTTGCTACTAGCTCTCTCTGATGATGGCACATCATATATGTGCTGGGGTTTCGTGGGACCGAAGGAAGCAGAAACGTGGACGCGCAGCGGGTGTCCCGCGTTACACGCGGTCGACGTCGCGCCTGATCAGGAAATAAGCTAAGCCAACATTCAGTTAACTAGCCCACCAAACAATATTCATCCATGTCGTTCACACGAGGGAGAGGCGTACGTAGGACTGACGTCAACATTATTACGCACGCATCCGCAAGAGAAAAGGCTTCATTGTCCAGGAAGCTACCATCAGGACACAGTCCAACGGGGACTTAATACTTGGCTGCGATCAGAAATCTTGACGTACGTACAGCCTGTAGAACATCATGATTTGGAACCTCAGGGGCCTACTCAGAAAAGGAGTATTATGAAGTATTTCCAGAAAAATATATTCCTGTGAGGAAGTGGGAGAGCTCAGATCCCCATGATACAGTTAGCAATCGAGATAGGAGCCCGGAAGGTTGTTTTTTGGAAACAAACAACCAGGGGGCGGTGCAAGGTCTGAGGAGCGA encodes:
- the LOC123172115 gene encoding uncharacterized protein isoform X2; its protein translation is MSDTVVITVAVDNSLIGKSGAIQWPAVRKADTPSADGIESVMFRYRFMEDQPTVFTDVQGSEAGPCAGGRASTDTVDGAVNLPRTDEGPTADECVRTTTDGEVLLYARGGRDHAAHMCPEAQLMASNSDIFLTNDEGPVVRLLRWVAGICGGSGHAVHGCPEGQLMAGNSTIYLNGLVQWLLR
- the LOC123172115 gene encoding uncharacterized protein isoform X1; translation: MSDTVVITVAVDNSLIGKSGAIQWPAVRKQADTPSADGIESVMFRYRFMEDQPTVFTDVQGSEAGPCAGGRASTDTVDGAVNLPRTDEGPTADECVRTTTDGEVLLYARGGRDHAAHMCPEAQLMASNSDIFLTNDEGPVVRLLRWVAGICGGSGHAVHGCPEGQLMAGNSTIYLNGLVQWLLR